In Necator americanus strain Aroian chromosome IV, whole genome shotgun sequence, the following proteins share a genomic window:
- a CDS encoding hypothetical protein (NECATOR_CHRIV.G13577.T1), with product MKDVDIWNIPIFQLTNLTLILIFLVFIVLCILSAICRRRKAIEDLSSNRSTPQYDNEQLGTQLAEPLSSLQASCHYNHSFDYNEICASRIEERRCEREARLQCENPSADVTLDRIDRSIGAALAVEKLLRDSYIFDTRVMSRPSGDVLVVAAKRDYI from the exons ATGAAGGATGTAGACATTTGGAATATTCCTATTTTTCAACTGACTAATCTTACcctcattctcatttttctcgtATTTATAGTCCTGTGCATTCTTAGCGCCATCTGTCGAAGGAG GAAAGCCATTGAAGATTTATCAAGTAATCGTTCAACGCCGCAATATGATAATGAGCAACT CGGTACGCAGCTCGCTGAACCGCTATCCTCTTTACAAGCCTCGTGCCATTACAATCACTCATTTGACTACAACGAGATTTGTGCAAG tCGAATAGAAGAGCGCCGGTGTGAACGGGAGGCTCGCTTACAATGCGAAAATCCATCTGCTGATGTCACTCTCGACAG GATTGATCGCTCAATTGGTGCCGCACTTGCCGTGGAAAAACTCCTGCGAGATAGCTACATTTTCGATACGCGAGTAATGAGCCGACCTTCGGGAGACGTACTTGTGGTTGCTGCGAAACGGGACTACATCTGA
- a CDS encoding hypothetical protein (NECATOR_CHRIV.G13577.T2): MKDVDIWNIPIFQLTNLTLILIFLVFIVLCILSAICRRSGTQLAEPLSSLQASCHYNHSFDYNEICASRIEERRCEREARLQCENPSADVTLDRIDRSIGAALAVEKLLRDSYIFDTRVMSRPSGDVLVVAAKRDYI, from the exons ATGAAGGATGTAGACATTTGGAATATTCCTATTTTTCAACTGACTAATCTTACcctcattctcatttttctcgtATTTATAGTCCTGTGCATTCTTAGCGCCATCTGTCGAAGGAG CGGTACGCAGCTCGCTGAACCGCTATCCTCTTTACAAGCCTCGTGCCATTACAATCACTCATTTGACTACAACGAGATTTGTGCAAG tCGAATAGAAGAGCGCCGGTGTGAACGGGAGGCTCGCTTACAATGCGAAAATCCATCTGCTGATGTCACTCTCGACAG GATTGATCGCTCAATTGGTGCCGCACTTGCCGTGGAAAAACTCCTGCGAGATAGCTACATTTTCGATACGCGAGTAATGAGCCGACCTTCGGGAGACGTACTTGTGGTTGCTGCGAAACGGGACTACATCTGA
- a CDS encoding hypothetical protein (NECATOR_CHRIV.G13578.T1) has product MCILLSMYYKKYRHCFYLKVELQQQHTPLQFVIGNVSTIEPKRPAEWYNCASGCARSVALGLLFTVVTNVSGRFFLAIA; this is encoded by the coding sequence ATGTGCATATTACTTTCCATGTATTATAAAAAATATCGTCATTGCTTTTATCTGAAAGTGGAATTACAACAACAGCATACACCTTTACAGTTCGTTATCGGAAATGTTAGCACAATCGAACCGAAACGACCTGCAGAATGGTACAATTGCGcaagtggttgcgctcgaagtgtcGCATTAGGACTCCTATTTACCGTTGTGACAAACGTTTCTGGTCGTTTCTTCCTGGCTATTGCGTAG